In Megasphaera vaginalis (ex Bordigoni et al. 2020), a single genomic region encodes these proteins:
- a CDS encoding MFS transporter — translation MKKSDGYTEKPTNRRWFMLLLLFFLTAINYLDRTNMAVAAPSMSSELGFDAATMGLLFSAFAWSYGLMQIPGGWFLEHFGSRIAYTISLFLWSAFTVIMGLGRSFVSLFGIRLAIGAAEAPAFPTNSRVVAAWFPNHERATATSIYTAGEFIGLAFLTPVLFLILERYGWQFIFYSTGIIGIVASVFWYIHYRDPKACTGVNAAELAYIRDGGGLAERAGTTAAITWSQVAELFKHRQFLGVYLGQFANTSTMYFFLTWFPTYLVVAKEMPMLKAGIYAVIPYMGALCGVLLGGYWSDHMLRRGASLSKARKLPVVCGLLCSMTIMAANYAASFQVVIIIMTVAFFGQGMAAIVWSTVGDMAPADSVGLAGGVFNFVGNLAGIITPIVIGLIVQETGSFVGAMIFISAVAALGVFSFIFIVGDIHRIDSVAERQKS, via the coding sequence ATGAAAAAAAGCGATGGGTATACGGAAAAGCCTACGAACAGACGCTGGTTTATGCTGTTGCTGCTCTTTTTTTTGACGGCGATCAATTATCTGGATCGTACGAACATGGCTGTTGCTGCGCCCAGTATGAGCAGCGAACTCGGTTTTGATGCGGCGACGATGGGACTTTTATTTTCCGCTTTTGCCTGGTCATACGGCTTGATGCAAATTCCGGGCGGTTGGTTTTTGGAGCATTTTGGGTCCCGCATTGCGTATACAATTTCGTTGTTTCTCTGGTCTGCGTTTACCGTGATTATGGGCTTGGGCCGCAGCTTTGTGTCGCTTTTCGGCATTCGCCTGGCCATCGGCGCGGCGGAGGCGCCTGCTTTTCCGACGAACAGTCGTGTCGTAGCCGCTTGGTTCCCTAATCATGAACGGGCGACGGCGACGTCAATTTATACGGCCGGAGAGTTTATCGGTTTGGCTTTTCTGACGCCGGTTCTTTTTTTGATCCTTGAACGGTACGGCTGGCAGTTTATTTTTTACAGCACTGGTATCATCGGGATTGTTGCCAGTGTTTTCTGGTATATCCATTATCGTGATCCGAAAGCATGCACTGGCGTCAATGCCGCCGAATTGGCGTATATACGCGATGGCGGCGGCTTGGCCGAACGGGCGGGAACAACGGCGGCCATTACGTGGTCACAAGTGGCCGAACTGTTTAAGCATCGTCAGTTTCTCGGCGTTTATTTAGGACAATTTGCCAATACCAGTACGATGTATTTTTTTCTGACCTGGTTTCCGACGTACTTGGTCGTGGCGAAGGAAATGCCTATGCTTAAGGCGGGAATTTACGCCGTCATTCCGTATATGGGCGCGCTTTGCGGCGTGCTCCTCGGCGGGTATTGGTCCGATCACATGCTGCGTCGCGGAGCTTCTCTGTCGAAGGCGAGAAAATTGCCCGTCGTCTGCGGGTTGCTCTGTTCAATGACGATTATGGCGGCCAATTATGCCGCTTCCTTTCAAGTCGTCATTATCATCATGACGGTCGCTTTTTTCGGTCAGGGGATGGCGGCGATCGTTTGGAGTACTGTTGGAGATATGGCGCCTGCCGATTCCGTCGGGCTGGCAGGCGGTGTGTTTAATTTTGTCGGCAACTTGGCAGGCATCATTACGCCGATCGTCATCGGCCTTATCGTACAGGAAACAGGTTCTTTTGTAGGCGCTATGATTTTTATCAGTGCTGTTGCGGCACTGGGTGTCTTTTCGTTTATTTTCATTGTCGGAGATATTCATCGCATTGATTCCGTTGCTGAACGGCAGAAGTCATAA
- a CDS encoding shikimate kinase produces MDMNNEQNIVIIGMPGSGKTTFGRRLAQCLDREFVDVDGYIEAMEGRTIAELFAVSEDCFRQAEIRASEKLAARKGIVVATGGGVVKRSENIDLLKQSGILIFLDRSPDDIVTDVDVSKRPLLAAGPQKVYELYRERIALYRHAGDYRIVNKGAVEDVLQALTLLAQKILQR; encoded by the coding sequence ATGGATATGAACAACGAGCAAAATATTGTTATCATCGGTATGCCCGGCAGCGGCAAGACGACCTTCGGCAGACGGCTGGCACAGTGCCTGGACCGCGAGTTTGTCGATGTCGACGGTTATATTGAAGCAATGGAAGGGCGAACGATTGCGGAATTGTTTGCCGTCAGTGAAGACTGTTTTCGTCAGGCTGAGATACGGGCCTCGGAAAAATTGGCGGCGAGGAAAGGCATTGTTGTAGCTACCGGTGGCGGTGTTGTTAAACGAAGCGAGAATATAGACTTGCTGAAACAATCGGGTATTCTCATCTTTCTCGATCGTTCACCTGATGACATCGTTACGGACGTTGATGTGTCCAAACGACCGCTTTTGGCGGCGGGGCCGCAGAAAGTCTATGAGCTCTACCGGGAGCGGATCGCCTTGTATCGTCATGCCGGCGACTATAGGATCGTCAACAAAGGAGCGGTGGAAGACGTTTTGCAGGCGCTGACGTTGTTGGCGCAAAAAATTTTGCAACGATGA
- a CDS encoding shikimate dehydrogenase family protein → MKLGLIGGKLGHSCSPEIHKRLFSLLSLSNRHEYSLLEMDREHIADELCELAKEYGGMNVTISYKLDVIPHLTGLSPEAERIGAVNTIHVREDGCFGYNTDYSGFGRSLRHAGIAVDGRQCTVLGTGGAARAVVQYLADEGAAQITVVSRTPQEKPAFSRFAMAAGAALISYDDLRRQCGGDVLINCTPVGMAPDIHVSPVAEAVVAAYRAVVDLIYNPRRTLFLQYGEQHQAVVLNGMYMLVAQAIGSEEIWLGRKIGNAVMEKLTQEMESWI, encoded by the coding sequence ATGAAATTGGGACTGATTGGAGGAAAACTGGGACATAGCTGCTCGCCGGAGATTCATAAGCGTCTTTTCAGCCTGTTGTCGTTGTCGAACCGGCATGAGTACAGTCTGTTGGAAATGGATCGGGAACACATTGCCGACGAGTTGTGCGAGTTGGCGAAAGAATATGGCGGAATGAATGTGACGATATCGTATAAGCTGGATGTTATACCGCATTTGACAGGCCTTTCTCCGGAGGCCGAACGCATCGGTGCCGTCAATACCATTCACGTCAGGGAAGACGGTTGTTTCGGTTATAATACGGATTACAGCGGTTTCGGCCGGTCTTTGCGTCACGCCGGTATTGCCGTCGATGGCCGGCAATGCACGGTTTTGGGAACTGGCGGCGCCGCACGGGCCGTCGTTCAGTACCTCGCCGATGAAGGCGCGGCTCAGATCACCGTCGTATCGCGGACTCCGCAGGAAAAACCGGCATTCAGCCGTTTTGCAATGGCTGCAGGAGCGGCGCTGATCTCTTATGACGATTTACGCCGGCAATGCGGCGGCGACGTTCTTATTAACTGTACCCCTGTCGGCATGGCGCCGGATATTCATGTATCACCGGTAGCAGAGGCGGTTGTGGCCGCGTATCGTGCCGTCGTCGATCTGATTTACAATCCGCGTCGGACCTTATTTCTCCAATATGGCGAACAGCATCAGGCCGTCGTACTGAACGGTATGTACATGCTTGTCGCACAGGCGATCGGCTCCGAAGAAATATGGCTGGGACGGAAAATCGGTAATGCAGTAATGGAAAAATTGACGCAGGAAATGGAGTCATGGATATGA